The region TCATAATTAAGTCCAGTAGAAAGCAAAGTGATAAAGCTCTAGATCCTCATACATGGGggtcattaaatatttattatccATGTGCTTCTAGTTgtgcctttttgtttgtttgactttttattAATCTTCAGGCTGTATTTCATGTATAAGTCTAGTGATGGTCGTCTTTTTGTGTGATTTATGTATGCTATGATGCAGAATTTTGTCAATTAtagaatgttattttaataaatttcaGCTTAAATGGAAAAAGCACATGTTTTATTAGATCACACTTGTCCACctaaaagaagcaaaaatatgtatgtttgtgtatataaccATATCAAGGTTCTTCTCTAACAAAGATAGCTTGATACTTTTAGTAAAAGCATTAGAGTTTGAAGCTGTGGAATGTGGGGTGTCAATACCATAACGGCTTGTGAGGTCTCTGGTGAGTATTCGCATTACTCAGTGGTTAACACCTGAGCAAAACTGTATGGGGTGACAACATCCAAGTTCCTCACTGTTGCCTTGCTGTCTCGGGTGTTTATGTAAATGCGATGTGTCTGGAGAAGGAAGCCCTCTCATCTGTGTGGTTTAAGGCAGTGTGTCCACGTTGACAGACGTGAGACTCACGTCATGCAGAATGTTGATGCGGTCGATCTGGTTGACCTCTTTGATACGGTGCTTAAACTCAAACATAGGAGTGTTATTGACCGCCACCTTGAACTCGCTGACTGTACAGAGGATCTTCATCTATGAAGGGAGAGGAGAGCGCCGTAAGCCCGTCGTTACGATGAGAGCTTATCCTTGTGTTAAACTTAACCAAAACTTCATAGTCAGTGACTTGAGTGTAAGTCTTGTAATGGCATGATCTTCTATGCATATTATCTCTTCAGCAATGCTCTCTCCCCAATACCCCTTCTTGCAGGAAACGCCTTTAATATTTTCAGTAAGGGGAAATGTGAAGAAAAGTCTTTCCCAGTCTCTCTCACCTCAAAGTGATGGCCTGGAACAAAAGGAAAGGCTCCTAGAAGGTTCCTCTCCTCAACACCCCACTGCTCTCCCAGTTTGTGATTGCGGACAACGACCATTTTGCCCCGCTCATTGAAGCGTGGGTTGATGTGCAAGGCGATGTCGTTGCCACGCAGAAAATTCACGGTGAACCTGGTGTGTCCAAATGCCAAATAAAAGCCTTGGTGTGGAGGTGGCCAACTGCTACAGCCAAAGTGATTTGTTACAAATTAACTGTGCTTGTTAGAACTAAATCCTATAAGCATAAATGCAATTATACATgctctatttaaatatttggcTCTCAAAATTACTTGGGTCCAATGTTCACTCACATTTTAGCGTCAGGCTTGACCTGTCCTCTTATGGTAAGCATCAGCTTGTCATAGATTCCTCTCGGGAAATTCATATTGAAGGGCACTGACTGAGATCAAAACATGGAGAAATAGTTTGTAATTAGATTCTGTTAACTGGCATGCTACAACAATAACCACCTTTATAGCTTGCAATCAGCAGTTATGCTGTTATCAACTACAAAGATAGACAAAAGAACAGGATCTATTatattttgatgaaaatgatAGATGCAGTCCAGTATCTTACCACAGGGCCCATGGATGGAGCAGGTGGCCATACCTCTACTGGACCTCCAGTGGGGCCCTGACCAGGCCATCCTGACTGTCCTGGGTGCCCAGGCCACACCGGAGGTGTGGGATTGGGAAGGTACCCTGTAGGGGTTGGGAGCTGTGCCGGCCAGCTTGGCTGGATAGGCTGGCTGGGTTGAATAGGCTGGCCAGGTTGTATAGGCTGACCGGGTTGGAAAGGCTGACCGGGTTGGATAGGTTGAGTGGGTTGAGTAGGTTGAGTAGGTTGACTGGGCTGACTGGGTTGAGTAGCAGGGGGAGTAGGCCAACCTGGCTGACTGGGAGGCACTGGTGGGTTTTGTGGCCAATTTGGTACATTGGGCTGCATCCCAGGCCAGCTAGGCTGGTTGGGCTGACAGGGCCAGTAAGATTGGCAGGATTGACCAGGCCATGCTGGTCCCCCTGTTTGCTGAGTTCCCTGGCAAGGCCATATGCTGTTGCCCTGCTGGCCAGATGATGGGCAACTCATTGCTTCCAAGAGCTGTTGGTCAGGGgacacaataaataaaagtaaataaaaaagtaatataaaagTGAGTTCCCACCTGGTGCTGTTTAATACACCGGCATGTTAATATTATGAGCATGTGTAACAGACCGAATTACTACACAGGCGCATTCCTGTAATTACTCATACAACCACAAGAGGGCTCTGTATTTTACACAGATCACGACATGAATAGGAAGGTATGaccctgcttttttttttttttttttttttttttttttttttttttttttttttttagaaatgagGGGGCACTAAAATGGATGTTTTTAGATGatgcatacatataaaacaGTTTCTGGTTAACAATTAAGAAGAATAGTTCAAGGAATATCATACATTAATTATCGTGATTGTGATTACTCctcaattaaataatttcctTATACTTCAAGCATGGCTAGTTCTAGCAAGACCtagtatacaaaaatatttggcATGTCTTACAGGTAGAATATATAAGCTATATTTTTTAAGACTAATAAGCCCAGTTAaatcaaaatttaaattaaatggcTCACTTCAGACTGTATACGTATTATTTCCACGAGCACATTTAAGTCTGACAGCATGTCAAGTTACTATATGTCCTCTACAAATTGAGACATAGCtgacacaaaaaacaaactttttttttttaacctttaattTCCCTAATATTAGGTGTGgaatgttaaataatttacagttaaaacaattaatatctttaaaatgtacatttaaaaaggcAACTGCAACATAACTTGCTTTTACAGGTCATGGTGCATTGTTCAGTGTTTTCGCATGTCTTTGATGCACTGTTATTACCTTTTGTGTCAACAATTTGTGTATTAATTTCCCACAAATCACCACCACTCATAACTATAAGCAATAATCTATctgtaaaaattaaacatttaaaaaattgtgcCAAAAAGTGCACAAAAATAATACGAGCATTACCATACCTGTTTGGCTGCAAAGTAAGCTGGGATGTCCAACTTCAGATGATTTCAGGGAGGACCTGAAGGAAaccctttatatatatatctatattctTTTCCTGACCACTCCTTCATTACTGATTTGCAAACCGTCTGGGAAACCACACCCAGTGAAAGAAATGTCACATTCCAactcattatttcattattggtAAAGAAGATTTTGGACAGTAtaaccaaaaaaccccaaaaaacccctcAAGTATATCAACATAGGTTTAGGCAGAGTATAAGGATAATCTGTGATCAGTATAACAGCAGATATCCATAATGCTAGGAAGAAGGCCTCTTTGTCATTATCTggaatgcatgtttgtttttgtacaatCCATCATGAAAATGTGTTCCATTTATGCATAATGGCTGGTTTTGGCCTGTATGTTAGTGTGAGGAAGAAAGGGGGTGTACATGTTCAATCGTATCTCAACACTTCTGAAGGCTCTAGGCATGAGGATGTACTACAATATGACTGTGTATTAGAGGAGAACTGAacttaatggtttttttttttatgtgcacTGACATTTAGTGGCAGTTGAGGGACAACCCAAGAGCAGAGTTATTCTCtgtgtccgtctgtctgtgtgttggagCGGCTAGGCTACAAATGCAGCTGTGTAGACTAACAGACTTTCTTTTCTCCTCAGAGAACTATTAGCGCATTGACACATGCACATCCTGGGTTGCCATAGAAACCAGAGTAATTTATTTAGAATAACACTGAATGAATGCAGAAATATGTTGTTCTATGCATGCTGAAGTTACCATTATGATAAACCATGCACCATTCACCAACTGTTCCAAACAAATCTGCAAATGAAACATCATTGTCTGAATGGGTCTTGTTGGACAAACGACATACAGTATTGTGCTaaagtcttaggccaccattagatttgttgttttagcaatggtataatgaccatatataattatttttcagtctctttaagatgtaaacagaaaatacaagaaatatgtatttatggcatttagcagacatttatgtacacatttatgtacacaaaataaaaaactaaacaaaacaattttctgaacaaaatggcttctacaggTAAAAGTCAGTATTTATTGTGACCTCCCTTTGAACTAAGCACATCCTGAACTCTTTTGGTGAGACTGTCCTGAGGTTTTCTCAAGTCATGTGTATGTTATACTGGTATACTATACTGCTATATTACACCAGAATTCTTTCAGCGCTTCTCAGAATTCTTATTCAGATTTAGGCTGTATTTTCCTGCTATTGCCCTAGTGTAAGGAAGCCtataaaagctgtttttcttcctttttttctgatttttttttacactgcatacaaatttcctgtattttctggttgtattctaataaaaagaaataatgatATATGGTCATATCAttgttaaaacaacaaatctaatggtggagtaagacttttgcacagtgcAGTGTATGTCTTTCTTTCCATGTGAATCTGCATCTTAGATGTGTTTAAACcacacactgtatatacagCCTATGGTTTCACCAATTGGAATACCAATAGCCATCTAATTGGATTCAGACAGAATATCATGTCATATACATTCTATTCCATTTCGTGGCTGTGAAGCTCCATGGCCTGAATAGTGCTATGTTACGTAGCTGTCAGTGGTCATGAGACTGTTGCTAACTGCTCAAATCAGGAATGCAGTAATGCAATTACAAGGGATGTCTCAGCTGAAAAGTTGTGCAAAACTGGTAATTTGTAAGGGGCCACTGTTTAGAGCTCTGGACACAATGGGGAGGCTGAATCTCACACTCCAACATGCTGAAAGTAATGCCATTCACTGAATCAAGCTTATCGTCTCATACAATAGGTGTGGCCATCAATTAGCTGGTCATGCCAcctgtggtttgtttttaatgtaggTACAGTGCTGCAAATGATGTACCATGCATTATTTGAACATCTCCGAGGGGGCAAAAATGTAggatatttataaatatttaaaaaatgatttttaacaAGGAAGCTCAAACCAGTGGTTTTaccaaaagcaaaatgttttcttttttcaaaagaGATTGCTTA is a window of Electrophorus electricus isolate fEleEle1 chromosome 3, fEleEle1.pri, whole genome shotgun sequence DNA encoding:
- the LOC113591489 gene encoding galectin-3 isoform X3, with protein sequence MSCPSSGQQGNSIWPCQGTQQTGGPAWPGQSCQSYWPCQPNQPSWPGMQPNVPNWPQNPPVPPSQPGWPTPPATQPSQPSQPTQPTQPTQPIQPGQPFQPGQPIQPGQPIQPSQPIQPSWPAQLPTPTGYLPNPTPPVWPGHPGQSGWPGQGPTGGPVEVWPPAPSMGPVSVPFNMNFPRGIYDKLMLTIRGQVKPDAKMFTVNFLRGNDIALHINPRFNERGKMVVVRNHKLGEQWGVEERNLLGAFPFVPGHHFEMKILCTVSEFKVAVNNTPMFEFKHRIKEVNQIDRINILHDVSLTSVNVDTLP
- the LOC113591489 gene encoding galectin-3 isoform X2, giving the protein MSCPSSGQQGNSIWPCQGTQQTGGPAWPGQSCQSYWPCQPNQPSWPGMQPNVPNWPQNPPVPPSQPGWPTPPATQPSQPSQPTQPTQPTQPIQPGQPFQPGQPIQPGQPIQPSQPIQPSWPAQLPTPTGYLPNPTPPVWPGHPGQSGWPGQGPTGGPVEVWPPAPSMGPVSVPFNMNFPRGIYDKLMLTIRGQVKPDAKIWPPPHQGFYLAFGHTRFTVNFLRGNDIALHINPRFNERGKMVVVRNHKLGEQWGVEERNLLGAFPFVPGHHFEMKILCTVSEFKVAVNNTPMFEFKHRIKEVNQIDRINILHDVSLTSVNVDTLP
- the LOC113591489 gene encoding galectin-3 isoform X1, yielding MSCPSSGQQGNSIWPCQGTQQTGGPAWPGQSCQSYWPCQPNQPSWPGMQPNVPNWPQNPPVPPSQPGWPTPPATQPSQPSQPTQPTQPTQPIQPGQPFQPGQPIQPGQPIQPSQPIQPSWPAQLPTPTGYLPNPTPPVWPGHPGQSGWPGQGPTGGPVEVWPPAPSMGPVSVPFNMNFPRGIYDKLMLTIRGQVKPDAKISWPPPHQGFYLAFGHTRFTVNFLRGNDIALHINPRFNERGKMVVVRNHKLGEQWGVEERNLLGAFPFVPGHHFEMKILCTVSEFKVAVNNTPMFEFKHRIKEVNQIDRINILHDVSLTSVNVDTLP